The Porites lutea chromosome 11, jaPorLute2.1, whole genome shotgun sequence genome includes a region encoding these proteins:
- the LOC140952787 gene encoding peroxidasin-like yields MKATSILLCIAVIVGIYEVRQASSSEAAAKLVLKILKNRANCETPLKTALACLQRKYRTFDGTCNNLCNITLGSAEQPLERLLPPDYEGPVGVQAPRSLGVDFKPLTDPRKISVEALENNDTATINGTIVNFTHLTMTWGQFLDHDVTLTELPEGLDCGINNAPCQPIPGCVNIKIPNGLELLFNDSVQCIPLPRSVRDPDGNQINIITAYVDGSQVYGSSDELAKQLRSPKGHGLLDTVPLRNIGGLPRLPDASEEAFCRSPNPEEKPCFIAGDARVNENQALMAMHTLWVREHNRIATNLKLLRPYADDETLFQEARKIVIAELQHITYNEWLPVLFPSKELRKQFGVLLKPKGKFFTGYDPEVNVQCTNVFSTSALRMGHSLIRAVFDLRSADGTFSRFRGSDRSLPRDIRFAEPVDFFRPERFFNKNEQSVFTRILFGLIFFVAQTPDRIFVNAVRERLVIEGNIFGDLMAINIQRARDHGLPGYAHYREVLGLGAVNSFDDISDSFSSEQIARFKLVYKDVKDIDVFPGCIAETPLPGSQLGPVNTHLILKQMGKFRSGDRFWYERDDHLTAFTLKQLDEIRKVTMARVMCDNLDGATRIQPWVFKTIKSRRSVVDCADLDYVDLKEFSQGAGMEPMEETGGEESAAA; encoded by the exons atgaaggCAACAAG CATTCTCCTATGCATTGCTGTTATTGTTGGCATTTATGAAGTACGCCAAGCATCGTCTTCTGAAGCAGCAGCCAAACTGGTTTTGAAGATACTGAAGAATAGAGCAAACTGCGAAACACCCCTTAAAACGGCTTTAGCATGCCTACAACGCAAGTACCGCACATTTGACGGCACATGCAACAATCTGTGCAACATAACTCTGGGATCCGCGGAACAACCTCTGGAGCGTTTACTGCCACCCGACTATGAAGGACCTGTCGGTGTTCAAGCACCACGAAGTTTGGGAGTTGATTTTAAGCCACTTACAGATCCCAGAAAAATTAGCGTTGAAGCTTTGGAGAACAACGATACTGCGACTATCAATGGCACTATTGTGAATTTTACCCACCTGACAATGACCTGGGGACAATTCCTAGATCACGACGTCACCTTAACAGAGCTGCCTGAAGGCTTAGATTGTGGGATAAACAATGCACCATGCCAACCCATTCCTGGATGTGTTAACATAAAAATCCCGAATGGTTTAGAACTGTTATTTAACGACTCTGTACAATGCATTCCTCTTCCCAGGTCTGTGAGAGACCCAGATGGTAACCAG ATAAATATTATCACCGCTTATGTTGACGGGTCACAAGTGTACGGATCAAGCGATGAATTAGCTAAACAGCTTCGAAGTCCCAAAGGCCATGGACTTCTAGATACGGTGCCACTGAGAAACATTGGAGGCCTACCAAGACTTCCTGATGCTAGTGAAGAAGCTTTCTGTAGATCTCCCAATCCAGAAGAAAAACCTTGCTTTATTGCTGGCGATGCTCGAGTCAATGAAAATCAAG CTCTTATGGCGATGCACACTTTGTGGGTTCGCGAGCACAACCGTATTGCAACAAACCTTAAATTGCTCCGTCCCTACGCGGATGACGAGACACTGTTTCAAGAGGCGCGTAAGATTGTAATAGCAGAGCTTCAACATATCACCTATAATGAGTGGCTTCCAGTATTATTCCCCAGTAAAGAATTG agaaaacaatttgGTGTTCTTTTAAAACCTAAAGGAAAATTCTTCACTGGATATGACCCCGAAGTGAATGTGCAATGCACCAACGTTTTCTCTACATCCGCTCTGAGAATGGGTCACAGTTTAATTCGCGCCGTTTTTGATTTGAGATCAGCCGACGGCACCTTTAGTCGATTTAGAGGATCTGATCGGTCCCTGCCTAGAGACATTCGTTTTGCTGAGCCAGTTGACTTCTTTAGACCAGAAaggttttttaacaaaaatgaacAAAGCGTCTTTACAAGAATTTTGTTCGGGCTGATATTTTTCGTGGCTCAGACTCCTGATCG TATCTTTGTGAACGCTGTACGCGAGAGACTCGTCATTGAAGGCAATATCTTTGGCGATCTCATGGCCATCAACATTCAGCGTGCTCGGGACCATGGCCTACCAGGTTACGCCCATTATCGAGAAGTGCTTGGATTGGGAGCTGTTAATTCTTTTGATGACATTTCGGATAGTTTCTCTTCAGAGCAGATTGCAAGATTTAAGTTAGTATACAAAGATGTCAAAGATATTGATGTATTTCCCGGCTGCATAGCAGAGACCCCCTTACCAGGAAGCCAGCTTGGACCCGTAAATACCCATCTTATACTAAAGCAGATGGGAAAGTTCCGCTCTGGTGATCGCTTTTGGTACGAGAGAGATGACCACTTGACCGCCTTTACGCTCAAACAGCTGGATGAAATAAGAAAAGTTACTATGGCTAGAGTCATGTGCGACAACCTTGACGGTGCCACCCGCATTCAGCcttgggtattcaaaacaataaaatcccGCCGAAGTGTGGTTGACTGTGCAGACCTAGATTACGTTGACCTGAAAGAATTCAGTCAAG gAGCTGGGATGGAACCGATGGAAGAAACTGGTGGTGAAGAAAGTGCCGCTGCCTGA